The Struthio camelus isolate bStrCam1 chromosome 5, bStrCam1.hap1, whole genome shotgun sequence genome has a segment encoding these proteins:
- the CIPC gene encoding CLOCK-interacting pacemaker, with protein sequence MEMKSLNHRFSMAAAESDKDSGYSDGSSDCLSAMEQTDSEDVLNALCWNTEDGPWPCPVTTNNSFPALSPMVVMKNVLVKQGSSSQLQSWTVQPSFEVIPAQPQLVFLHPSIPPPINPRPVGKKRSDSTNYLPILNSYPKIAPQPCKRDHSLDLEEGEETNCHKRLCTEAPKVETSPLSRSMGLPTSPFGHLPVSFKSAQDSNQQSSSTLTSGKVSALPSFHRISTDTQKVPGLAPLLPFGTMQATKCTPSETTAQYMMQSAVWSPPLVPEEVCATPELLLQQQSKCRRFQNTLVVLRRSGLLEITLKTKELIHQNQVTQAELDRLKHQTQLFIEAIKNNAPQSWAELEASLTGSDKAVSNVEDSTYPNM encoded by the exons ATGGAAGCTCAGATTGCCTGAGTGCTATGGAGCAGACGGACTCGGAGGACGTGCTAAACGCACTGTGTTGGAACACGGAGGATGGGCCCTGGCCATGCCCAGTGACTACAAACAATTCCTTTCCTGCACTTTCTCCTATGGTTGTAATGAAAAATGTGTTGGTTAAACAG GGGAGTTCATCACAGCTCCAGTCTTGGACTGTCCAGCCGTCGTTTGAAGTTATTCCAGCTCAGCCACAGCTAGTGTTTCTTCACCCATCAATCCCACCTCCCATTAACCCTCGCCCTGTTGGAAAGAAGAGAAGTGACTCCACTAATTACCTGCCTATCCTGAACTCTTATCCCAAAATAGCACCACAGCCCTGCAAAAGAGATCACTCCTTGGATCTAGAGGAAGGTGAGGAAACCAATTGCCATAAACGCCTCTGCACTGAAGCACCCAAGGTGGAGACTTCTCCCCTGTCAAGGAGCATGGGTTTGCCCACTAGTCCTTTTGGCCACCTACCAGTTAGCTTTAAGTCTGCTCAGGATTCTAACCAGCAAAGTTCCTCAACTCTGACAAGTGGAAAAGTGTCAGCTCTTCCCAGTTTCCATCGTATTTCCACTGACACACAGAAAGTCCCAGGTTTGGCCCCCCTTTTGCCTTTTGGAACTATGCAGGCAACAAAATGCACCCCTTCTGAGACGACAGCACAATATATGATGCAGTCTGCAGTGTGGAGCCCGCCATTGGTACCAGAGGAGGTTTGTGCTACCCCTgagctgctcttgcagcagcaaagcAAGTGCAGACGCTTTCAGAATACGCTGGTTGTGCTACGCAGGTCAGGATTGTTGGAGATTACCTTAAAAACCAAGGAGCTCATTCATCAGAACCAGGTGACTCAGGCTGAGCTGGATCGACTAAAGCACCAAACACAGCTTTTCATAGAGGCAATAAAGAACAATGCTCCCCAGTCCTGGGCAGAGCTAGAAGCGTCTCTGACAGGATCAGATAAAGCTGTTAGCAACGTTGAAGATTCCACTTATCCCAACATGTAG